In Gemmatimonadaceae bacterium, a single genomic region encodes these proteins:
- the trmFO gene encoding methylenetetrahydrofolate--tRNA-(uracil(54)-C(5))-methyltransferase (FADH(2)-oxidizing) TrmFO, with amino-acid sequence MTSPIHIVGGGLAGSEAAWQLAERGYDVVIHEMRGVRGTPAHKTDRLAELVCSNTFKSTETSNAHGLLKAEMRLLGSVVLTAADEARVPGGSALTVDRDVFSAGVHARLTSHPRVTVAREEMTELPNPGIIATGPLTSDALAAAIRARLGLESLAFYDAIAPIVSRESIDDSIVFRASRYGKETMDDAGEEGAYLNCPFTREQYEAFLDALIAADQHHGHEFDEVPYFEGCMPAEEMAKRGRETLRFGPMKPVGLRDPRTGRDAHAIVQLRMEDRAGQMWNIVGFQTRLRIPEQQRVFRLIPGLENAEFLRFGSIHRNSYINSPASLSSHLALRDAPTTLFAGQLTGVEGYTESTATGLIAGINLARMLEGQDPVVPPPTTMLGALYRYLREADPKHFQPMNANFGLVEELGERVKDKRIKREKIAERALAEMQSFAGQVA; translated from the coding sequence ATGACTTCCCCCATTCACATCGTCGGCGGCGGCCTCGCCGGCAGCGAAGCCGCCTGGCAGCTCGCCGAACGCGGCTACGACGTCGTGATCCACGAGATGCGCGGAGTGCGCGGCACGCCCGCGCACAAGACGGATCGCCTCGCGGAGCTCGTGTGCTCGAACACGTTCAAGAGCACCGAAACCTCGAACGCGCACGGACTCCTCAAGGCGGAAATGCGCCTGCTCGGCTCCGTGGTGCTGACGGCGGCCGACGAAGCACGCGTGCCCGGCGGTAGCGCCCTGACGGTCGATCGCGACGTATTCTCGGCCGGTGTACACGCACGATTGACGTCGCATCCGCGCGTAACGGTCGCGCGCGAAGAAATGACGGAACTGCCAAATCCCGGCATCATCGCGACCGGCCCGCTCACCTCCGACGCGCTCGCCGCGGCCATTCGCGCTCGACTTGGGCTCGAGTCGCTCGCGTTCTATGACGCCATCGCACCGATCGTGTCGCGCGAGTCGATCGACGACTCGATCGTGTTTCGAGCGTCGCGATATGGCAAGGAAACCATGGACGACGCCGGAGAAGAGGGCGCATACCTCAACTGCCCCTTCACGCGCGAGCAGTACGAAGCCTTTCTTGACGCACTGATCGCGGCCGACCAGCATCACGGCCACGAGTTCGACGAAGTGCCATACTTCGAGGGCTGCATGCCCGCGGAAGAGATGGCGAAGCGCGGACGCGAGACGCTGCGTTTCGGGCCGATGAAACCCGTCGGCCTTCGCGATCCCCGCACCGGCCGCGACGCGCACGCGATCGTGCAGCTCCGCATGGAGGATCGCGCCGGGCAGATGTGGAACATCGTCGGATTTCAAACCCGGCTTCGTATTCCCGAGCAGCAGCGCGTGTTCCGCCTGATTCCGGGTTTAGAGAACGCTGAATTCCTGCGCTTCGGCTCGATTCACCGGAACTCGTACATCAACTCACCGGCATCGCTGTCATCGCATCTCGCGCTCCGCGACGCGCCAACGACGCTGTTCGCCGGCCAGCTCACCGGCGTCGAGGGGTACACGGAAAGCACCGCGACGGGGCTCATCGCGGGCATCAACCTGGCGCGCATGCTGGAAGGGCAAGACCCCGTCGTCCCTCCGCCGACCACCATGCTCGGCGCCCTCTACCGCTATTTGCGCGAGGCCGATCCCAAGCACTTTCAGCCGATGAACGCCAACTTCGGGCTGGTCGAAGAATTGGGCGAGCGGGTGAAGGACAAGCGGATAAAGCGCGAGAAAATCGCCGAGCGGGCGCTCGCCGAGATGCAGTCCTTCGCGGGTCAGGTTGCGTGA